Proteins co-encoded in one Montipora capricornis isolate CH-2021 chromosome 12, ASM3666992v2, whole genome shotgun sequence genomic window:
- the LOC138026274 gene encoding uncharacterized protein: MAENESGGDTGPQRDNESPPELSFTVKKLSELRDPLKRWREVGLPIDILLLTVNGYGFLYCYHYLREVFKSYSLTLGYVYFGEMGGEGEERLTIALMQCYEGGGMPGGASIVVPKAVETLRPKAVFCVGSCNALHRDKTRLGDVVAPAKLTTYAQREVTSTRVVPCGFTIPASRNISQLIPCAAHGWRPPLKNPEGQEVKVHSNGEILSGPEEVASISRRNELVLLYPNAVAVEMDGDGVFAAAHDLKTEWVVIKGISRYADCSSASDDWLAFANAMAASVVNNILSEPCVFEEWSHYQGSGNQTCKEPAVVQSLPRLTNSNMGGFLGLLVQTFAGKCETGQVKYKGRDIHFSARARVHSLDELCVYDATARDILTGIEEEARHYDTSREAIDHALQRLKERLRNEGHVRD, from the exons ATGGCCGAAAACGAAAGTGGAGGTGACACCGGTCCACAAAGGGACAACGAAAGTCCACCAGAGCTAAGCTTTACGGTTAAAAAACTAAGCGAACTTAGAGACCCCTTAAAGCGCTGGAGAGAGGTTGGGTTGCCGATCGATATCCTGCTACTAACGGTAAATGGGTATGGATTTTTATACTGCTATCACTACCTCAGAGAAGTCTTTAAAAGCTACAGTTTAACTCTTGGTTACGTATACTTCGGTGAAATGGGTGGAGAAGGCGAAGAGAGGTTAACAATCGCGTTGATGCAGTGTTACGAAGGCGGAGGAATGCCAGGAGGTGCGAGTATTGTGGTGCCAAAAGCTGTTGAAACGTTGCGACCCAAAGCTGTGTTTTGTGTCGGTTCCTGCAATGCGCTTCACCGTGACAAAACTAGGCTTGGCGATGTAGTAGCTCCAGCTAAATTAACTACATATGCGCAGCGTGAAGTGACGTCCACTAGAGTGGTGCCTTGTGGCTTTACGATCCCAGCTAGTAGGAATATTTCACAACTTATCCCGTGCGCTGCCCATGGCTGGAGGCCGCCATTAAAAAACCCGGAAGGGCAAGAAGTGAAAGTGCATAGCAATGGCGAAATTTTGAGCGGACCAGAAGAAGTCGCATCAATCTCGAGACGCAATGAGCTCGTTCTTTTATACCCAAATGCAGTCGCGGTTGAAATGGACGGAGACG GTGTTTTTGCAGCGGCACATGATCTCAAGACAGAGTGGGTTGTGATTAAAGGCATCTCGCGGTATGCAGATTGCAGTAGTGCATCTGATGACTGGCTGGCATTTGCCAATGCCATGGCTGCATCTGTTGTCAATAATATTTTAAGTGAGCCCTGCGTGTTTGAAGAATGGTCTCATTACCAAGGCAGCGGCAATCAAACATGTAAAG AACCAGCTGTTGTCCAAAGTCTGCCACGattaacaaattcaaatatggGTGGATTTCTAGGACTTCTTGTGCAAACATTCGCTGGAAAATGTGAAACTGGCCAG GTGAAGTATAAAGGGCGAGATATCCACTTCAGTGCCCGGGCTAGAGTGCACTCCCTGGATGAGCTTTGCGTTTATGACGCCACAGCCAGAGATATACTTACTGGTATTGAGGAAGAGGCACGTCACTATGATACTAGCCGAGAAGCTATTGACCATGCGCTGCAAAGACTCAAAGAGAGACTGCGCAATGAAGGGCATGTTCGGGATTAA